One part of the Terrimicrobium sacchariphilum genome encodes these proteins:
- a CDS encoding D-alanyl-D-alanine carboxypeptidase family protein, whose product MKILRLAPLCALLLSVGSLFAAQSYIIVDNQTGRILAGDNRDEKRQVASLTKVATGMLVLDWAQLNKADLTQMATVSARALSSGGVNPVGLQEGDQLSLRDLLYCALMASDNVAATVLAEHVGSRLPNTQGLLPIDNFVSHMNALARTLGMNHTRFLNPSGLDSNSESLPFSTAADIARLTRYAYSEADFPFYVSQESRVVHVFRAGVDNPFELRNTNELLGQENIDGVKTGRTSKAGECLILSSERRPEVQREGNTVQVTPRRIIVVLLGSTNRFGEGLALIKQGWAAYDQWAAQGRKIKSSQTL is encoded by the coding sequence ATGAAGATTCTGCGCCTCGCTCCGCTGTGCGCCTTGCTGCTTTCCGTCGGCTCGCTGTTCGCCGCGCAGAGCTATATCATTGTCGACAACCAGACCGGCCGCATCCTGGCTGGGGATAACCGTGACGAAAAACGTCAGGTCGCCAGCCTCACCAAGGTGGCCACCGGAATGCTCGTGCTCGACTGGGCGCAGTTGAACAAGGCCGACCTCACCCAGATGGCCACCGTCTCGGCCCGTGCACTTTCCTCCGGCGGAGTCAACCCGGTGGGCCTCCAGGAGGGCGACCAGCTTAGCCTGCGCGACCTCCTTTACTGCGCCCTCATGGCCTCCGACAACGTCGCCGCCACCGTGCTGGCCGAGCATGTCGGCTCCCGCCTCCCCAATACCCAGGGCCTGCTGCCGATCGACAACTTTGTCTCTCACATGAACGCCCTCGCCCGCACGCTGGGGATGAACCACACCCGCTTCCTCAACCCGAGCGGGCTGGATAGCAACAGCGAGTCGCTCCCCTTCTCGACCGCGGCCGACATCGCCCGCCTCACCCGCTATGCCTACAGCGAGGCCGACTTTCCCTTCTATGTTTCGCAGGAGAGCCGGGTCGTCCACGTCTTCCGCGCCGGTGTCGATAATCCCTTTGAACTCCGCAACACCAACGAGCTCCTCGGCCAGGAGAATATCGACGGTGTGAAAACCGGTCGTACCTCCAAGGCCGGCGAATGCCTCATCCTCTCCTCCGAACGCCGCCCCGAGGTGCAGCGCGAAGGAAACACCGTTCAAGTTACCCCCCGCCGAATCATCGTCGTGCTTCTGGGCTCCACCAATCGCTTCGGAGAAGGATTGGCCCTGATCAAGCAAGGCTGGGCCGCCTACGACCAGTGGGCCGCGCAAGGCCGCAAGATCAAAAGCTCCCAGACACTTTAG
- a CDS encoding ATP-dependent DNA ligase, with protein MVAIEYRKGLHLPDADLWLDPWIPCDRAFVSHAHSDHTGRHRHLICTAPTARLMQARMGGDIGQLDILPFGERRAFGSWAGTLFPAGHVLGSAQLLYEDGQGSLLYTGDFKLRKGLSSEVFQAPRADTLVMETTYGLPHYVFPPAEAVIADVLKFCTETLEDGETPVLLGYALGKAQEILSVLHSAGLPIMLHGSVYTVAQVYEEFGVTFPAYEKYDPEKLSGHVLICPPSANGSRLLTRIKKRRVAVLTGWALDPAARYRLQVDAAFPLSDHAGYDDLVQLVETVQPRRVLTLHGFAQEFARDLRARGIDAWALTGANQLEFSIVESRRSKTPEAVPLRDRPAHGFERFCSVCERIRQSTGKLRKVRFLATYLRALPAEELPHAATWLTGRAFPPHEEKAINVGWSIIHRALGAASRLSMAELRTISRRHNDAGLTATEALAHHPGEGNLAIGEIHSLLVDLRAARGPIAKTEILTEAFRRMPPIMGGYLVRILTGDLRIGLKEGLVEEAVATAFEVDATDVREAAMLLGDIGRAATLASEKRLEQAELTIFQPIKCMLASPEPDAVAIWDRLGGSGRVWLEDKLDGIRAQIHVTPERVEIYTRDLKRITDTFPEVATAAARLRREAVFDGEILAWENGTPLSFFELQKRLGRREADLFLGGEIPVAYMIFDLLQLDGRSLLKKPLTERRSLLQRLPLTDGILAAEVHTARSADEIEETFRAARARGNEGLMAKDPTSIYSPGRRGLSWLKLKKEFATLDVIVVAVEYGHGRRSNVLSDYTFAVRDEASGRLLPIGKAYSGLTDTEIEELTEVFLTQMVSRTGNRLEVDPRIVIEVAFDAIQPSDRHASGLALRFPRIKRLRPDKTVADIDTLAAARRLAGLPA; from the coding sequence ATGGTCGCCATCGAATATCGCAAAGGGCTGCATCTGCCTGATGCCGATCTGTGGCTCGATCCCTGGATTCCCTGCGATCGCGCCTTTGTTTCCCACGCTCACAGCGACCATACCGGCCGGCACCGTCACCTCATCTGCACCGCCCCCACCGCCCGCCTGATGCAGGCCCGCATGGGCGGCGACATCGGGCAACTGGATATCCTGCCCTTCGGCGAACGTCGCGCCTTCGGCTCCTGGGCGGGAACGCTCTTCCCCGCCGGTCACGTACTCGGCTCGGCCCAGCTTCTCTACGAGGATGGCCAGGGCTCCCTGCTCTACACGGGAGATTTCAAGCTCCGCAAGGGCCTTTCCTCGGAGGTCTTCCAAGCCCCGCGGGCCGATACCCTCGTGATGGAGACCACCTACGGCCTCCCGCATTACGTCTTTCCGCCCGCCGAGGCAGTCATCGCCGACGTGCTGAAGTTCTGCACCGAAACGCTCGAGGATGGCGAGACGCCCGTCCTGCTGGGTTACGCCCTCGGCAAGGCCCAGGAGATCCTCTCCGTCCTGCACAGCGCCGGGCTGCCCATCATGCTGCACGGCTCAGTCTATACCGTCGCGCAGGTTTACGAGGAGTTTGGCGTCACCTTTCCTGCCTACGAAAAGTATGACCCGGAGAAACTCTCCGGCCATGTCCTGATCTGCCCGCCGAGCGCGAATGGCTCGCGCCTGCTCACGCGCATCAAGAAACGCCGCGTGGCTGTGCTCACGGGCTGGGCTCTCGATCCCGCCGCACGCTACCGCCTCCAGGTCGATGCAGCCTTTCCGCTTTCCGACCACGCGGGGTACGACGACCTGGTGCAGCTCGTGGAAACCGTCCAGCCCCGCCGCGTGCTCACGCTGCATGGCTTTGCACAGGAGTTTGCCCGCGACCTCCGCGCCCGTGGCATCGATGCCTGGGCGCTCACCGGGGCGAACCAGCTGGAGTTCTCCATCGTGGAATCCCGGCGGAGCAAGACTCCCGAGGCCGTCCCCTTGCGCGACCGCCCGGCGCATGGCTTCGAGCGCTTTTGCTCCGTCTGCGAAAGAATCCGCCAGTCCACGGGCAAGCTCCGCAAGGTACGCTTCCTCGCCACCTACCTCCGCGCCCTGCCTGCGGAGGAACTCCCCCACGCCGCGACGTGGCTGACCGGGCGAGCCTTCCCGCCGCATGAGGAAAAGGCGATCAACGTCGGCTGGTCGATCATTCACCGGGCTCTCGGCGCCGCCAGCCGGCTCTCCATGGCGGAGCTGCGCACCATCTCGCGCCGCCACAATGATGCCGGGCTCACCGCCACCGAGGCCCTGGCCCATCACCCCGGCGAGGGAAATCTCGCCATAGGCGAAATCCACAGCCTGCTCGTCGACCTGCGCGCCGCCCGCGGACCGATCGCCAAGACAGAAATCCTCACCGAGGCCTTTCGGCGCATGCCGCCCATCATGGGAGGCTATCTGGTGCGCATCCTCACCGGCGACCTCCGCATCGGGCTCAAGGAAGGGCTGGTTGAGGAAGCGGTCGCCACGGCCTTTGAGGTCGATGCCACCGATGTGCGCGAGGCCGCCATGCTGCTCGGCGACATCGGCCGCGCCGCCACCCTCGCCAGCGAGAAACGGCTCGAGCAGGCGGAGCTGACGATCTTCCAGCCCATCAAATGCATGCTCGCCAGCCCCGAGCCGGATGCCGTCGCCATCTGGGACCGCCTCGGCGGCAGCGGACGCGTCTGGCTGGAGGACAAGCTCGATGGCATCCGCGCGCAGATCCACGTCACCCCCGAGCGTGTCGAGATTTACACCCGCGACCTCAAGCGCATCACCGACACCTTTCCCGAGGTCGCCACAGCCGCCGCCCGACTACGCCGCGAGGCTGTCTTCGACGGTGAGATCCTCGCCTGGGAAAACGGCACGCCACTCAGTTTCTTCGAACTCCAGAAGCGCCTCGGCCGCCGCGAGGCCGATCTCTTCCTCGGCGGCGAGATTCCCGTCGCCTACATGATCTTTGACCTGCTTCAGCTCGACGGTCGGTCGCTTTTGAAAAAACCGCTCACCGAGCGGCGCAGCCTGCTCCAGCGCCTCCCGCTCACCGATGGCATCCTGGCCGCGGAGGTGCATACCGCACGCTCCGCCGACGAGATCGAGGAGACCTTCCGCGCCGCCCGCGCCCGAGGCAATGAAGGCCTCATGGCCAAGGACCCCACGAGCATTTACTCACCCGGCCGGCGCGGCCTCTCCTGGCTGAAGCTCAAAAAGGAATTTGCCACCCTCGACGTCATCGTCGTCGCCGTCGAGTACGGCCACGGGCGGCGCAGCAATGTCCTGAGCGACTACACCTTTGCCGTGCGTGACGAGGCGTCCGGCCGTCTCCTGCCCATCGGCAAGGCCTACTCCGGCCTTACCGATACCGAGATCGAGGAGCTCACCGAGGTCTTTCTCACCCAGATGGTTTCCCGTACCGGCAACCGCCTGGAGGTCGATCCCCGCATCGTCATCGAGGTCGCTTTCGATGCCATCCAGCCGAGCGACCGCCACGCCAGCGGCCTCGCCCTGCGGTTTCCCCGCATCAAGCGCCTTCGCCCCGACAAGACCGTGGCAGATATCGACACCCTCGCCGCCGCCCGACGCCTGGCCGGGTTGCCCGCGTAA
- the lgt gene encoding prolipoprotein diacylglyceryl transferase, translating to MLAYYVHDLSPYLIRFTEVFGLRWYGLAYVAAFFLGILVVKSLSRRGYCDIPEAKVADFIIGGAIFGVLLGGRLGYMLFYNWDGLIHDPISIVRVWDGGMSAHGGIIGLTLYTWWYSRHARISWRNIGDNVVVAAPLGLLLGRLANFINGELYGRVTNVPWAVQFPKELYTAPQETVSLALQESTSINPAWNSVDAIIEASRDSEPLRAALAGILSPRHPSQFYEAFLEGALLFTVLWLLRTRVRMPNGVLTAIFFFGYALLRSVAEFFREPDAPLTGSLTRGQFLSIFLILIGVGFLVAAMIKPSYPRGRS from the coding sequence ATGCTCGCCTATTACGTCCATGACCTGAGCCCGTATCTCATACGCTTCACCGAGGTCTTCGGGCTGCGGTGGTACGGCCTGGCCTATGTTGCTGCATTTTTTCTCGGCATCCTCGTCGTCAAGTCGCTCTCCCGCCGCGGGTATTGCGATATCCCGGAGGCCAAGGTCGCCGACTTCATCATTGGCGGAGCCATCTTTGGCGTACTGCTCGGCGGTCGGCTGGGGTATATGCTTTTTTACAACTGGGACGGCCTCATCCACGACCCCATCTCCATCGTCCGGGTCTGGGATGGCGGCATGTCGGCCCATGGCGGCATCATCGGCCTCACGCTGTACACCTGGTGGTACTCGCGGCATGCCAGGATTTCCTGGCGCAATATCGGGGACAACGTCGTCGTTGCCGCGCCGCTCGGGCTGCTCCTGGGGCGCCTGGCCAACTTCATCAATGGCGAACTCTACGGCCGCGTCACCAATGTTCCCTGGGCCGTCCAGTTCCCCAAGGAACTCTATACCGCTCCGCAGGAAACCGTCTCCCTCGCCCTGCAGGAGAGCACATCGATCAATCCGGCGTGGAACTCCGTCGACGCCATCATCGAGGCATCGCGCGACTCCGAACCGCTCCGCGCGGCCCTCGCTGGCATCCTGTCGCCCCGGCATCCATCCCAGTTCTACGAGGCTTTCCTCGAGGGCGCCCTGCTCTTCACCGTGCTCTGGCTGCTGCGCACGAGAGTCCGCATGCCCAACGGCGTGCTGACGGCGATTTTTTTCTTCGGTTACGCGCTGCTGCGCAGTGTCGCGGAATTTTTCCGCGAGCCCGACGCCCCGCTCACCGGCTCCCTCACTCGCGGGCAGTTTCTCTCGATCTTCCTGATCCTTATAGGGGTGGGCTTTCTGGTGGCGGCGATGATCAAGCCGTCCTATCCTCGGGGCCGGAGTTAA
- a CDS encoding sensor histidine kinase, which translates to MIWAIVGGAVGILLASYVYYQIIAPFNEVRESLKRLAAYDFRPVLLRSRLGVFREIAANVRRISELLQQLDRQVADEGFSLRAILSSMVEGVLIVDRSLRVRLCNDPLQRMFDLRQSPVNRSVMEVFRSHQLQNAIEQTLTSGQSRQISITFGGTTHFDIHVGGLSPRGQGRPPGAVIVFHDVTKVRNLESVRREFVANVSHEFRTPLAIINGYIETLLDGALDDRPMAEKSLKVMYKNGQRLTLLIEDLMTISKMEHRSAMLEFRPLDLREVFRKILHRLQSAVAERNAQVTIDCPEEVSYLEGDARHLDQVFANLLENALRYGTANQVLVAISVIRDADDVVISFQDNGPGIPLEDQPHIFERFYRVHKDRSRVAGGTGLGLSIVKHVIQAHGGAVSVESVPGQGATFKVRLPVAQAATETHPTP; encoded by the coding sequence ATGATCTGGGCCATTGTCGGCGGAGCCGTCGGCATCCTGCTGGCCAGCTACGTCTATTACCAGATCATCGCCCCGTTCAACGAGGTGCGGGAATCACTCAAGCGCCTGGCCGCCTACGACTTCCGCCCCGTGCTGCTTCGCTCCCGGCTGGGAGTGTTTCGCGAGATCGCCGCCAACGTCCGCCGTATCTCCGAGTTGCTCCAGCAGCTCGACCGGCAGGTGGCCGACGAGGGCTTCAGCCTGCGAGCCATTCTCTCCAGCATGGTGGAGGGCGTGCTCATCGTCGATCGTTCCCTGCGAGTTCGCCTCTGCAATGATCCACTCCAGCGCATGTTTGATCTGCGCCAGTCGCCGGTGAATCGCTCGGTGATGGAGGTCTTTCGCAGCCACCAGCTGCAAAATGCCATCGAGCAGACGCTCACCTCCGGACAAAGCCGCCAGATTTCCATCACCTTCGGCGGCACCACGCACTTCGACATCCATGTCGGCGGCTTGAGTCCGCGCGGCCAGGGCCGCCCGCCGGGCGCAGTCATCGTCTTTCACGATGTCACCAAGGTGCGCAACCTCGAGTCCGTCCGACGCGAATTCGTCGCCAATGTCTCGCACGAGTTCCGCACCCCGCTCGCCATCATCAATGGCTATATCGAGACCCTGCTCGACGGTGCGCTCGACGACCGACCGATGGCGGAGAAATCTCTCAAGGTCATGTACAAGAACGGCCAGCGCCTCACGCTGCTGATCGAGGACCTGATGACCATCTCCAAGATGGAGCACCGCTCCGCCATGCTGGAGTTTCGCCCGCTCGATCTCCGGGAGGTCTTTAGGAAAATCCTCCACCGCCTCCAGTCCGCCGTCGCCGAGCGCAACGCCCAGGTCACGATCGACTGCCCCGAGGAGGTCTCCTACCTCGAAGGCGACGCCCGCCATCTGGACCAGGTCTTTGCCAATCTGCTGGAAAACGCCCTCCGCTACGGGACCGCCAACCAGGTGCTGGTCGCCATCTCCGTGATCCGCGACGCCGACGACGTCGTCATTTCCTTTCAGGACAACGGCCCCGGCATCCCTCTGGAGGACCAGCCGCATATCTTTGAGCGCTTCTACCGCGTGCACAAGGATCGGTCCCGCGTGGCCGGAGGCACCGGGCTCGGGCTATCGATCGTCAAGCATGTCATCCAGGCCCATGGTGGGGCCGTCTCGGTCGAGAGCGTCCCCGGGCAGGGAGCCACCTTCAAGGTCCGCCTCCCCGTCGCACAGGCCGCGACCGAGACCCATCCCACCCCTTGA
- a CDS encoding response regulator, producing the protein MQDTVLVVEDESDVVDLLRYNLSRAGFGVIIANDGVEGLEMARKNRPDVIVLDLMLPRMDGLAVCKALKREPETETMPIVMLTAKSEPNERVGGLELGADDYVTKPFSPRELVLRVQALLRRLRSSRSNDLVTVDAFEVDKNAFEIRLDGKRLDLTTTEFKLLALLIDRRGRIQSRESLLFDVWGYQNAIDTRTVDTHMRRLREKLGDHASRLETVRGEGYRFNVQASGE; encoded by the coding sequence ATGCAGGATACGGTTCTAGTCGTAGAAGATGAGTCCGATGTCGTTGATTTGCTGCGCTACAATTTGTCGCGCGCCGGGTTTGGCGTAATCATTGCCAACGATGGAGTCGAGGGCCTGGAAATGGCTCGCAAGAACCGCCCCGACGTCATTGTCCTCGATCTCATGCTTCCCCGCATGGATGGCCTCGCCGTCTGCAAGGCTTTGAAACGTGAGCCGGAAACCGAGACGATGCCCATCGTGATGCTCACCGCCAAGAGCGAACCCAACGAGCGTGTGGGCGGCCTGGAACTCGGTGCGGATGATTACGTCACCAAACCCTTCAGCCCGAGGGAACTCGTCCTGCGCGTGCAAGCCCTGCTACGCCGTCTGCGCTCCAGCCGGAGCAACGACCTGGTCACCGTCGACGCCTTTGAGGTCGATAAAAATGCCTTTGAGATTCGCCTCGATGGCAAGCGGCTCGACCTGACCACGACCGAGTTCAAGCTCCTGGCCCTGCTTATCGATCGCCGTGGCCGTATCCAGAGCCGCGAGTCGCTGCTCTTTGACGTCTGGGGATACCAGAATGCCATCGACACCCGCACGGTCGACACCCACATGCGCCGCCTCCGTGAGAAGCTCGGCGACCACGCCTCCCGTCTCGAGACGGTGCGCGGCGAAGGGTATCGCTTCAACGTGCAGGCCTCCGGCGAATGA
- a CDS encoding glucose-1-phosphate adenylyltransferase: MSARPILLPLNRTLAIIMGGGAGTRLFPLTKERAKPAVPLGGKYRLVDIPISNCLNSGLRSIYVLTQFNSMSLHRHINASYKFDNFTPSFVEILAAQQTPEGSRWYQGTADAVRQNMRYFLERQADYLVILSGDQLYRMDYRDVLRQHIETKADITLATIPVNRADASGFGIMHTDEQRRVIEFVEKPKDPAVLDSLRIPPDLLRSIGHPETEELFQASMGIYVFSRKVLIECLDNDLVDFGKHVIPAAIEKYQVNAYIFQGYWEDIGTIKAFFDANLNLAETNPSFSFNIPGAPVYTHPRFLPASVISNTKIDQAMISDGCVITDSTIDRAIIGIRSIINPGCKLKNVIMMGADYYESDLSESPANGHPRIGIGQGTHIENAIIDKNARIGDNVVISPAGKAADYDGEGFYIRDGIVVVPKNSVIPSGTWL; the protein is encoded by the coding sequence ATGAGCGCACGACCCATCCTTCTCCCTCTTAATCGCACCCTCGCCATCATCATGGGCGGCGGTGCTGGCACCCGACTCTTCCCCCTCACCAAGGAACGCGCCAAGCCCGCGGTCCCGCTCGGCGGCAAATACCGCTTGGTCGACATCCCGATCAGCAACTGCCTGAACTCCGGCCTGCGCAGCATCTACGTGCTCACCCAGTTCAACAGCATGTCGCTGCACCGGCATATCAACGCGAGCTACAAGTTTGACAACTTCACGCCCAGCTTCGTCGAGATCCTGGCCGCCCAGCAGACCCCCGAGGGTTCCCGCTGGTACCAGGGCACGGCCGACGCCGTACGGCAAAACATGCGCTACTTCCTCGAGCGCCAGGCCGATTACCTCGTGATCCTCAGCGGCGACCAGCTCTATCGCATGGATTACCGCGACGTGCTCCGCCAGCACATCGAGACCAAGGCCGACATCACGCTCGCCACCATCCCGGTGAATCGCGCCGACGCCTCGGGCTTCGGCATCATGCACACCGACGAGCAGCGCCGCGTCATCGAGTTCGTGGAGAAGCCCAAGGACCCCGCCGTCCTCGACAGCCTGCGCATCCCGCCGGACCTCCTCCGCTCCATCGGCCACCCCGAGACAGAGGAGCTCTTCCAGGCCTCCATGGGTATCTACGTCTTCAGCCGCAAGGTCCTCATCGAGTGCCTCGACAACGACCTCGTCGACTTCGGCAAGCACGTCATCCCTGCCGCCATCGAGAAATACCAGGTCAACGCCTATATCTTCCAGGGCTACTGGGAGGACATCGGCACGATCAAAGCCTTCTTCGATGCCAATCTCAACCTGGCGGAGACGAACCCATCTTTCAGCTTCAACATCCCGGGCGCTCCGGTTTACACGCATCCGCGCTTCCTGCCGGCCAGTGTGATCAGCAATACCAAGATCGACCAGGCCATGATCTCCGACGGGTGCGTCATCACCGACTCGACCATCGACCGCGCCATCATCGGCATCCGCTCGATCATCAATCCCGGCTGCAAGCTCAAGAATGTCATCATGATGGGCGCGGACTACTACGAGTCCGACCTCTCGGAGTCCCCGGCCAACGGCCATCCCCGCATCGGCATCGGCCAGGGCACCCATATCGAAAACGCCATCATCGACAAGAATGCCCGCATCGGGGACAACGTCGTCATCTCTCCTGCCGGAAAGGCGGCGGATTACGACGGCGAGGGCTTTTACATTCGCGATGGCATCGTGGTCGTGCCGAAAAACAGTGTCATTCCGTCGGGAACTTGGTTATAG
- the glmS gene encoding glutamine--fructose-6-phosphate transaminase (isomerizing), translated as MCGIVGYVGKAEAVPVLLDGLRRLEYRGYDSAGVATLNGHGIEVRKSVGRIAELARVIGESPVHGRIGISHTRWATHGGVTNENAHPHYDQSGKLVLVHNGVIENYQTLREQLEERGHVFKSQTDTEVLAHLIGEAFERNGDISQAGLVTAVREALRQVIGTYGIGVLHSALPGVLVGARRGSPLVVGIGKGEHFLASDVSAIVAHTREAVYLNDYEIVALREDGFDISTLAGSGVSFQVSKVEFSAEDVDKGTYPHYMLKEIYEQPNSVRDAMRGRLSPEEATAKLGGLNMTNADLRSVERIILCGCGTAFHAAMVGEYLIESLAHIPVECEFASELRYRNLPTDRDTLVFVISQSGETADTLAALRESQRKGHRTLGICNSVGSTIARESDGGVYMHAGPEIGVAATKSFTSQLTIMTLLATLLGRIRYLSYAEGLEILANLERLPALVSQTLELDAQVAAIAKKYAKAPNFLFMGRQANYPIALEGALKLKEISYIAASGYPSAELKHGVIALVNEVTPSVFIAPRDAVFEKNVSNIEEVKARKGPVIAIGTEGNDHLDKVADEVIRIPQSPDYITPILASIPLQLLAYHIAAELGCDVDKPRNLAKSVTVE; from the coding sequence ATGTGCGGAATTGTTGGATACGTTGGCAAGGCTGAGGCGGTGCCCGTTCTTTTGGACGGCCTGCGCAGGTTGGAGTACCGTGGATACGATTCCGCCGGGGTGGCGACACTCAACGGTCATGGCATCGAGGTTCGCAAATCGGTGGGCCGCATCGCGGAGCTCGCGCGGGTCATCGGCGAGTCGCCCGTGCATGGTCGCATCGGCATCAGCCACACGCGCTGGGCCACGCATGGCGGCGTGACGAATGAGAACGCCCACCCGCACTACGACCAGAGCGGCAAGCTCGTCCTCGTGCACAATGGCGTGATCGAGAATTACCAGACCCTCCGTGAGCAACTCGAGGAGCGGGGGCATGTTTTTAAATCCCAGACGGATACCGAGGTGCTGGCGCATCTCATCGGCGAGGCCTTTGAGCGCAATGGCGACATCAGCCAGGCGGGACTCGTCACCGCGGTGCGCGAAGCCCTGCGGCAGGTGATCGGTACGTATGGCATCGGGGTGCTGCACTCGGCGTTGCCCGGCGTGCTGGTCGGCGCGCGGCGCGGCAGCCCGCTGGTCGTCGGCATCGGCAAAGGCGAGCATTTCCTCGCCAGCGACGTGAGCGCGATCGTGGCGCACACCCGCGAGGCGGTGTACCTGAATGACTACGAGATCGTGGCCTTGCGCGAGGATGGGTTTGATATCTCCACGCTGGCCGGGTCGGGCGTGAGCTTTCAGGTGAGCAAGGTCGAGTTCTCTGCTGAGGACGTCGACAAGGGGACGTACCCCCACTACATGCTCAAGGAGATCTACGAGCAGCCGAATTCCGTGCGCGACGCGATGCGCGGCCGCCTTTCGCCCGAGGAGGCGACGGCCAAGCTGGGCGGGCTGAACATGACGAACGCCGACCTGCGTTCCGTCGAGCGCATCATTCTCTGCGGCTGCGGCACGGCGTTTCACGCGGCGATGGTGGGCGAGTACCTTATCGAGTCGCTCGCGCACATCCCGGTGGAGTGCGAGTTTGCCAGCGAGCTGCGCTATCGCAACCTGCCGACCGACCGCGACACGCTGGTCTTTGTCATCAGCCAGAGCGGCGAGACGGCGGATACGCTGGCGGCCTTGCGCGAGAGCCAGCGCAAGGGTCACCGTACCTTAGGCATCTGTAACAGCGTCGGCAGCACGATCGCCCGCGAGAGCGACGGCGGCGTCTACATGCACGCCGGGCCGGAGATCGGCGTGGCGGCGACGAAGTCCTTTACCTCGCAGCTCACGATCATGACGCTGCTGGCGACCCTGCTCGGCCGCATTCGTTACCTTAGCTATGCCGAGGGTTTGGAAATCCTCGCCAACCTCGAGCGCCTGCCTGCTCTGGTCTCGCAGACACTGGAACTCGACGCCCAGGTGGCAGCCATCGCGAAGAAATACGCGAAGGCGCCCAACTTCCTCTTCATGGGCCGCCAGGCGAACTACCCGATCGCTTTGGAAGGTGCCCTCAAGCTCAAGGAAATCAGCTACATCGCCGCCTCGGGCTACCCCAGCGCCGAGCTGAAGCATGGCGTGATCGCCCTGGTCAACGAGGTGACGCCCTCGGTCTTCATCGCGCCGCGAGACGCGGTCTTTGAGAAGAACGTGAGCAACATCGAGGAGGTCAAGGCGCGCAAGGGTCCGGTGATCGCCATCGGCACCGAGGGCAACGACCATCTCGACAAGGTGGCCGATGAGGTAATCCGCATCCCGCAGTCGCCCGATTATATCACCCCGATTCTCGCCTCGATCCCGCTCCAGTTGCTCGCCTACCACATCGCCGCCGAACTCGGCTGCGACGTCGACAAGCCCCGCAATCTGGCGAAGAGCGTGACGGTGGAGTAG
- a CDS encoding DNA-3-methyladenine glycosylase family protein: MQVFDFSAAEKHLAKADPVMRGLVRQFGPVSIGEEERRQSLFESLVRAIANQQLSGRVADVILGRFVKLFPGKKFPAARDLAAVTDEEIRAAGFSWAKIAAVRDLAAKVIDGTVPTAARIHKLSDAEIIERLTAVRGIGQWTVEMLLIFKLGRPDVLPVDDLGVRQGFTRAYGLGEPVKPRALREYGELWRPYRTVVTLYLWRVMKAAGDGGAPAI; encoded by the coding sequence GTGCAAGTTTTCGACTTCTCCGCCGCGGAGAAACATCTCGCGAAAGCCGATCCGGTGATGCGCGGGTTGGTCCGTCAGTTTGGGCCGGTGTCGATCGGGGAGGAGGAGCGGCGGCAGAGCCTGTTTGAGTCGCTGGTGCGGGCGATTGCGAATCAGCAACTGAGCGGGCGGGTGGCGGATGTGATCCTCGGGCGCTTTGTGAAGTTGTTCCCGGGGAAGAAGTTCCCGGCGGCCAGGGACCTGGCGGCGGTGACGGATGAGGAGATTCGCGCGGCGGGGTTTTCATGGGCGAAGATCGCAGCGGTGCGCGACCTCGCGGCCAAGGTGATCGATGGCACGGTGCCGACGGCGGCAAGGATTCATAAGCTTTCCGACGCGGAGATCATTGAGCGGCTTACGGCGGTGCGGGGCATTGGGCAATGGACGGTCGAGATGTTGCTCATTTTCAAACTCGGCAGGCCCGACGTCCTGCCCGTCGACGATCTCGGCGTGCGCCAGGGGTTTACACGCGCCTATGGATTGGGTGAACCCGTGAAGCCCAGGGCGCTACGGGAATACGGCGAACTCTGGCGGCCGTATCGCACTGTGGTCACGCTGTATCTGTGGCGTGTGATGAAGGCTGCGGGCGACGGTGGCGCACCGGCGATTTAG